From a single Apium graveolens cultivar Ventura chromosome 2, ASM990537v1, whole genome shotgun sequence genomic region:
- the LOC141695891 gene encoding uncharacterized protein LOC141695891, whose amino-acid sequence MKAVDPERYDMPFGGITVVLGGDFCQILPVITYGDRDDIVAACITRSRLWSICQVFLLTENMRLKQGESDSESEELKKFAKWVLDIGNGQSTQYLSERAILTPTNQTVGHLNSLIVDKLPGESVSYFSVDVAEEFGRTDEDLNEAFPIEYLNSLNVAGMPPHDLKLKVGAVVMPMRNLNQTLGLCNGTMMIVIKCLRFCVECEVICGMFVGSKHFIPRMELSPSDTKMPFKLVRKQMPLQICYAMTINKFQGQSMKTVGLYLPKSVFSHGQYYVAISRVTSPTGLTIFVDDESGAATNITQNVVYKEVFYGLPEA is encoded by the exons ATGAAAGCTGTTGATCCAGAACGTTATGACATGCCGTTTGGCGGTATTACCGTAGTTCTGGGTGGTGATTTCTGTCAAATCCTCCCAGTAATTACGTATGGAGATCGTGATGATATTGTAGCTGCCTGTATCACTAGGTCAAGGTTGTGGTCCATTTGCCAAGTATTCTTGCTGACAGAAAACATGCGCTTGAAACAAGGTGAGAGTGATAGTGAAAGTGAAGAGCTTAAAAAGTTTGCAAAATGGGTACTTGACATTGGTAATGGCCAG AGTACACAGTACTTGAGCGAGAGAGCTATTTTGACCCCTACCAACCAGACTGTGGGCCACCTTAATTCGCTTATTGTAGACAAGCTCCCCGGAGAATCTGTGTCCTATTTTAGTGTTGATGTTGCAGAGGAATTTGGTAGGACAGATGAGGATCTCAATGAAGCCTTCCCAATAGAGTATTTGAACTCCTTAAATGTAGCTGGGATGCCACCTCATGATCTGAAACTGAAGGTTGGGGCTGTTGTTATGCCAATGCGTAATTTGAACCAAACCCTAGGCTTGTGTAATGGTACAATGATGATTGTGATCAAATGCCTAAGATTCTGTGTGGAGTGTGAAGTAATATGTGGTATGTTTGTTGGTTCGAAGCATTTCATTCCACGTATGGAGCTTTCTCCCTCAGATACAAAGATGCCATTCAAATTGGTACGGAAACAAATGCCTTTACAGATTTGCTATGCCATGACAATCAACAAATTTCAAGGTCAATCCATGAAGACAGTTGGGCTATACTTACCTAAGTCAGTGTTCAGTCATGGACAGTACTATGTTGCTATTAGTCGAGTAACCTCACCCACTGGCCTCACTATAtttgttgatgatgagtctggtGCAGCTACAAATATCACCCAGAACGTTGTTTACAAAGAAGTGTTTTACGGCCTTCCAGAAGCTTAG
- the LOC141695899 gene encoding uncharacterized protein LOC141695899: protein MIMLPFRSREREKGDKNCTFRANEVLGKVAAREKNKFSKLEAFFYLNSVDVNARKYTYDKIPRFYVWNDGERKWTMRKHGFQIGRLCYVHHSTGEPWFLRLLLTKVRGATSFESLRTVNGVYYSTFRDACKEYGLLDDDKEWHEVLTQAFVGGLPPQFYALGEIDELLRSVGKSLKKFDQLPQPPRSYLNSGTNNLIIEETSYDTKKMEYKTAKLLQDCTEEQRKIYDAVIQSIDTNVGGIFFIYGSGGCGKTFLWRTLICKLRSQGKIVLPVASSGIAATLMPGGRNVQHVILPMIQMLRNS from the exons ATGATCATGCTACCGTTCAGGTCCAGAGAAAGAGAAAAAG GTGACAAAAACTGCACCTTCCGTGCCAATGAAGTGCTCGGGAAAGTTGCTGCCCGGGAGAAGAACAAATTCAGTAAACTGGAAGCCTTTTTTTATTTAAACTCTGTTGATGTTAATGCACGGAAGTACACTTATGATAAAATCCCACGGTTTTATGTGTGGAATGATGGTGAGAGGAAATGGACCATGAGGAAGCATGGTTTTCAAATAGGTAGATTATGTTATGTGCATCACAGTACGGGTGAGCCTTGGTTTCTTCGTTTATTGCTTACGAAGGTACGTGGTGCCACCTCCTTTGAGTCTTTACGTACCGTTAATGGAGTATATTACAGTACATTTCGTGATGCCTGTAAAGAGTATGGTTTACTTGACGATGATAAAGAATGGCATGAAGTGTTGACTCAAGCTTTTGTAGGTGGATTACCTCCCCAG TTCTATGCTTTAGGAG AAATAGATGAGTTGCTCCGGTCAGTTGGTAAATCCTTGAAGAAATTTGATCAGTTGCCTCAACCTCCTCGTAGCTATTTGAACAGTGGAACAAACAATTTGATAATTGAAGAGACAAGCTATGACACCAAGAAGATGGAGTATAAAACTGCCAAGCTACTACAGGACTGTACAGAGGAGCAGAGGAAAATATATGATGCAGTAATACAATCTATTGACACTAACGTTGGAGGGATTTTCTTCATTTATGGTAGTGGGGGTTGTGGAAAGACATTCTTATGGAGAACTCTTATATGTAAGTTACGTTCACAAGGTAAAATTGTGCTTCCAGTTGCTTCTTCAGGGATTGCTGCCACATTAATGCCCGGTGGTCGGAATGTTCAACATGTAATATTGCCCATGATTCAGATGTTGCGCAACTCATAA
- the LOC141695908 gene encoding limonoid 21-O-acetyltransferse-like, whose product MALDIEVLSKQSIKPSVPTPQHLKKYTLSFLDQIIPHVFVPLIFYYTIDIDQAQNNLTSNHLKKSLSETHVDCNDEGALYVEAQTNYNLQDIIRDPIPNELINLIPLELDDANVDLNFAIQVNFFKCGGIAIGAVFSHKLADGLSYVNFMNSWAAIARGEPNVPSPILDLANLFPPLDMSGLKNRKVVSKKNIVCKRFRFDASNILALKNKCTEDNKNKGTEDQTQPTRFEALSAFIWNRYMAATGKNAGVPRNINKMVVAVNLRTRFDPPLPKHYFGNIYCTAIFTPSMQNGGNEDYGDFVNKAREAIRCIDKNYVEKLRKGEDYLMYMNDVNKRFDEGEVFTMSYTSWSKFGVYDVDFRWGDPVWVGAVRLTFSHVVTYFDNKEGDGIEAWINFKEDDMAKFKADQDLMSFVYSQLSD is encoded by the exons ATGGCTCTTGACATTGAAGTTCTCTCTAAACAAAGCATAAAACCATCTGTTCCAACACCCCAACACCTCAAAAAATACACCCTTTCATTTCTGGATCAAATCATACCTCATGTTTTCGTGCCACTAATCTTCTACTACACCATAGATATTGACCAAGCCCAAAACAATCTCACATCCAACCACCTCAAAAAATCTCTGTCAGAGAC CCACGTAGACTGCAACGACGAAGGTGCACTGTATGTTGAAGCCCAAACCAACTACAACTTACAAGATATTATTCGTGATCCGATTCCTAACGAACTCATCAACTTGATTCCGCTGGAACTGGATGATGCAAATGTGGATCTCAACTTTGCAATTCAGGTTAATTTCTTTAAATGTGGAGGGATCGCTATTGGTGCTGTTTTTTCCCATAAGCTTGCTGATGGCTTATCGTACGTGAATTTCATGAATAGTTGGGCTGCTATTGCTCGTGGGGAGCCCAACGTACCATCTCCGATTTTAGATTTGGCGAATTTATTTCCACCGCTAGATATGTCTGGATTGAAAAATCGTAAAGTTGTTTCCAAAAAAAATATAGTTTGCAAGAGGTTTCGATTTGATGCATCTAATATCCTCGCGTTAAAAAACAAATGTACTGAAGATAACAAAAATAAAGGGACAGAGGATCAGACACAACCAACACGGTTTGAAGCATTGTCAGCCTTCATTTGGAACCGATATATGGCTGCCACAGGAAAAAACGCAGGGGTACCCAGGAACATAAACAAAATGGTAGTGGCAGTGAATCTGCGTACGCGATTTGATCCGCCACTTCCAAAGCATTATTTTGGAAATATATATTGTACGGCCATTTTTACACCATCCATGCAGAATGGGGGAAATGAAGATTATGGGGATTTCGTTAACAAGGCGAGAGAGGCAATAAGGTGCATTGACAAGAACTATGTGGAGAAGCTAAGGAAAGGTGAAGATTATTTGATGTATATGAATGAcgtgaataaaagatttgatgaAGGAGAAGTGTTTACTATGTCTTACACTAGTTGGAGCAAGTTTGGTGTGTATGATGTGGATTTCCGGTGGGGAGATCCAGTATGGGTGGGAGCTGTTCGACTCACGTTTAGTCATGTGGTTACTTATTTTGACAATAAAGAAGGTGATGGAATTGAGGCATGGATTAACTTCAAGGAGGATGATATGGCTAAATTTAAAGCTGACCAAGACCTCATGTCTTTTGTTTATTCCCAACTGTCTGATTAA